The Streptomyces rubrogriseus genomic sequence GTAGTAGTTCAGGCCGAGCCAGTCCAGCTCGGCGCCGATGAGCTGCATGTCTCCTGGCCGCTCGGGGAGTTCGACGCCGTAGACCTCGCGCATGTCCTGCGGGAAGCCGCGGCCGTGGATCGGGTCGAGCCACCAGCGGTTCGTGTGGCCGTCCATGCGGCGGGCGGCGGCCAGATCCTCCTCGCGGTCGGTGGCGGCGTGGATGGTGGAGAGGTTGTTGACGATGCCCACCTGGGCGTCCGGGGCCGCCGCGCGGATGGCCCGCATCGCCAGACCGTGCCCCAGGAGCAGGTGGTAGGAGGCGCGGACGGCCGCCGTCAGATCGGTCCGGCCGGGGGCCATCTTGCCCTCCAGGTGTCCGATCCAGGCCGAGCACAGCGGCTCGTTGAGGGTGGCCCAGTGCCCGACGCGGTCGCCGAGGCGTTCGGCGACGACGGCGGCGTACGCGGCGAAGTGTTCGGCGGTGGCCCGCTCCGGCCAGCCGCCCCGGTCCTGGAGCACCTGCGGCAGGTCCCAGTGGTAGAGGGTGACGGACGGGGTGATGCCGGCGGCCAGCAGGTCGTCGACGAGCCGGTCGTAGAAGGCCAGGCCCTTGGCGTTGACCGGGCCGTCGCCGCCCGGCACCACGCGCGGCCAGGCGACGGAGAGGCGGTAGGCGTTGGTGCCGAGGCGCCGCATCAGCTCGATGTCCTCGTGCGTGCGGTGGTAGTGGTCGCAGGCGACGTCGCCGTGGTCGCCGTTGTCGATCTTCCCGGGGGTGTGCGAGAAGGTGTCCCAGATCGACGGCGAACGTCCGTCCTCCGCCACGGCTCCCTCGATCTGGTACGCCGATGTGGCCGTGCCCCACAGGAAGTCGTCCGGGAGTGCGGCGAAGTCGATGGTCACGAAGGTCCTTTCGGGTTGGGGGTGAGAGCGGTGGGGCGTGCCGGTCACTTGACGGCTCCGGCCGTCAGGCCCGCCACCAGGTAGCGCTGGAGGAGCAGGAAGCCCGCGACCACGGGCACGCTCACGACCAGCGAGGCGGCCATGATCTGGTTCCAGTAGACGTCGTTCTGCGTGGAGTAGCCCTGGAGTCCGACCGCCAGGGTGCGGGTGGCGTCGTTGGTCATGACGGAGGCGAACAGGACTTCGCCCCAGGCGGTCATGAAGGCGTAGACGGCGACCGCGACGATGCCGGGGATGGCGGCGGGCACGACGACCTTGAACAGGGCGCGCAGCGGCCCGCAGCCGTCGACGAGGGCCGCCTCGTCCAGGTCCCGGGGTACCGAGTCGAAGTACCCGATCAGCATCCAGATGGAGAAGGGCAGGGAGAAGGTCAGGTAGGTGAGGATGAGGCCGCCGCGGGAACCGAACAGGGCGATCCCGGTGGCGTTGCCGATGTTGACGTAGATCAGGAAGAGGGGCAGCAGGAAGAGGATGCCCGGGAACATCTGCGTGGACAGGACGGTCACCGAGAAGACGCGCTTGCCGCGGAACTCGTAGCGGCTGACGGCGTAGGCGGCGAAGACCGCGATCACGACGGAGCAGACGGTCGCGGCGCCCGCCACGATGAGTGAGTTGAGGAAGTACTTCGCCAGCGGGACCGTCGACCAGATGTCGATGTACGGGCGGATGGTCAGGTTGCTGGGCAGCCAGTGGAACTGGCTGGAGACGTCCTCGAGCGGCTTCAGCGAGCTGGAGACCATGACGTACACCGGCAGCAGGACGAAACCGGTCAGCAGGGTGAGGAAGACGCGGCGGGTCCAGGTGAAGGAGCGCGGTGCCGCCATCGGGGACCTAGACATCGGCCGTCTTCCTCTCCTGGGGGTTGCGGGGGGCCCGCGCGGTCCTGGAGGTCACGAACAGGTACACGCCCGTCACCAGCAGCAGGAAGAGCAGCAGCAGGACCGACATCGCGGAGCCGGCGCCGAAGTTCCAGGTGACGAAGGACGACTGGTAGATGTGGATGGAGATCAGGTCGGCGGCTTCCGGCGCCGCCTTGCCGAACAGGACGAACGGCGTGTTGAAGTCGTTGAACGTCCACAGGAACAGCACCAGGACCAGGACCTGGTTGACCGGACGCAGCGACGGCAGGGTGATGCGGCGGATCTGCTGCCAGACGCCGGCGCCGTCCAGGGCGGCGGCCTCGTACAGCTCCTTGGGGATGTTCTGGAGGCCGGCCATGACGATGAGGAAGGCGAACGGCCAGCCCTTCCACACCGACACGACGAGCAGCGCGACGAAGCTGTTGTCGCCGATCAGCCAGAAGGAGGGCTTGTCGGTGAGGCCCAGCTGGTCGTGCAGGACGTGGTTCACCAGGCCGTTGTCGTGCTGGAACATGAACGCCCAGGTGATGACGGCCGCGTAGACCGGCAGGGCGTACGGCACCAGGAAGATCGCGCGGAGCAGGCCACGGCCGCGGAAGGCGTCCTGCATGCAGATCGCGGCGGCGGTGCCGATCAGCCAGCACAGGCCGACGGAGAGGATCGTGAAGGCGCAGGTGACGAGGAAGGAGTGGAGCAGCGCCTCGCCGACGGGGGCGTCGAAGTCCACCGACATGGTGAAGTTGTCGAGCCCGGTCCACGGGGCGGTGGTCCAGTCGCGGATGTAGAACTGGGTGAGTTCCTTGAAGCTCATCACGATGCCGATGACCATCGGCACCAGGTGGACGAGGAGTTCGAGGAGCAGGGCCGGCAGGAGCAGCAGGTAGGGCAGGCCGATGCGGCGGATCCGCCCGGGGCGGCGGCGGGGTCCGCGCGCCGTCCCGGGGGAGCTCTTGCCGACCGTCCGCTCGCCGGGCTGCGCCGAGGCGGTCGTGGTGGTCATGGCGAGGTCCGTGTCCGTGTCGGAGTCGGTGGGGCCGGTTCGAAGTCGAGGGTCGGGGTGCTCACTTGTTGGGCATCTGCTGCTGTGCCTTGGCGAGCTTCTCCTTGACGGACTCGGTGGTCACCTCGCGTCCGTTCGCCGCGTCGGCGAACAGTTCCTTGACGGCGGTGCCGACCGCGGTCTCGAACTGCGACTCGTCGGGCACCTGGGGCAGGGCCGCGGCGCTGGTGGCGAGGGTCTCGCGCAGGACGGTGGTGCCCTGGGTGTTGAACGCCGGGTCGGACTGGGCGGCCTTGACCGGCGGGATGGAGCCGTAGGCCTTGTTGAGGAGCTTCTGCTCGGCGTCGCTGGTCATGAACTTCACGAACTTGGTGGCGCCGTCGAGGTTGTCGCTGTTCTTGAAGACGGCCATGTTGATGCCGGCGACCATGGAGTTGGTGGCCTTGCCGGCGCCGGGCGCGCCGGACGGGACGGGCGCGGGGGCGACGCCCCACTCGTCGTCCTTCATGCCCATGGTCTTGAAGGTGGCGGAGGCGGTCTGCCACAGCACCATCGCGGTCTTGCCCTTGGCGAAGTCGCTGAGGGACTGGTTCTGCGCGTACTCGGCGTTGCCGGGTGCGACGACCTTGTCCTTCGCCATCAGGTCGACGTACTGCTTGACGGCGGCGACGGCTCCCTCGGAGGTGAAGTCGGGCTTGCCGTCGGCGGTGAAGAAGTCGGCGCCGTGCTGCTTGGCGAGGACGAAGACCTGGTGGATGTTGTTGGACAGGTTGGAGCCCTCGGCGCCCAGGCCCCACTTGCCGTCCTTGGAGATCTTCTTGCCGGTCTCGACCAGCTCGTCCCAGGTGGCCGGGGGCTTGGTGATGCCGGCGTCGGCGAACATCTGCTTGTTGTAGTAGAGCGCGTAGGCCATCGAGTACAGCGGGACCGCGGCCGGGTCCTGGCCCTCGACGCCGGTGGAGCCGAGCGCGGAGTCGACGAAGCGGTCCCTGCCGCCGATCTTCTCGAAGTTCTTGCTGTCCCAGGGCAGCAGGGCGCCGGTGGCCTGGAGGGAGGCGCTCCAGGTGTTGCCGATGTTCAGGACGTCGGGGCCCTGTCCCGAGGTGGTGGCGGTGAGGATCCGGTTGAGCAGGTCGGACCAGGGCACCACCTCCAGCTTCACCTTGATGCCGGTCTCCTTCTCGAACTTGTCGAGTTCGGGCTGGAGGACCTTCTTGTCGACCTCGACACTGGCGCCCTGGTTGGAGGCCCAGTAGGTGAGTTCCTTCGGCGAGTCGTTGGATCCGCCGCCCGAGGAGGAGCCCCCTCCGCAGGCCGTGGCGGCGAGTGCGAGAGACATGGTGACGGCGCCTACGGCCGCGGCTCGGATGCTGCGCATGGCTCCTGGGTTCCTTCCGGGAGTCGGTCGGGAAGTCCCGACGGCGGCTTCGGCTGTTTCCCTTCCGAAGCCCCTCATGGCTTAATTTAGGACGTGAGTTAAACCCCGAGAGAAAGACTCGTCAAGGTCTCTCGCACGTTCGAGGGGCGCGCGGGGGCGGCAGAGGAAGGGGCCGGATGGCCAGGCACGGCGGGCGCACGGTCCGTGACCTGCGGCGGGAGAGCCGCAGCAGCGTTCTGCAACGGTTGTATTTCGACGGGCCGATGAGCCGGCTCGCGCTGGGCTCGGCGGCCGCCCTGAGTTCGGGTTCCGTCAGCAACGTGGTCGCCGAACTGATGGCCGACGGACTCGTGGAGGAGGCGGGCACCCTCGGCGCGGACGGCGGCCGGCCGCGCACCCTGGTCCGGGTCGCGGCGGACCGGGGGCGCCTCGTCGGAGTCGACGTCGGCGAGACCCGCGTACGCGTGGAGCTGTTCGACCTGTCGATGTCCGAACTCGCCCGGGCGGAGCGCGCGCTGCCCGGACACGGGTCGCGCTCCTACGACGTCGGTGTCGTCGCCGGGCACATCCTCGACGGGGTCGCGGAGGTGCTCGGCGCCGACCGCGCCGACGGCCGGGCGCAGGGCGGCGGTGAGCTGCTGGGGGTCGGCATCGGTGTCCCCGGAATCGTCGAGCGCACGGCCGACGGCACCCTGGTGCACGGCCAGACCGTCGGCTGGGACGCGG encodes the following:
- a CDS encoding ABC transporter substrate-binding protein, whose translation is MRSIRAAAVGAVTMSLALAATACGGGSSSGGGSNDSPKELTYWASNQGASVEVDKKVLQPELDKFEKETGIKVKLEVVPWSDLLNRILTATTSGQGPDVLNIGNTWSASLQATGALLPWDSKNFEKIGGRDRFVDSALGSTGVEGQDPAAVPLYSMAYALYYNKQMFADAGITKPPATWDELVETGKKISKDGKWGLGAEGSNLSNNIHQVFVLAKQHGADFFTADGKPDFTSEGAVAAVKQYVDLMAKDKVVAPGNAEYAQNQSLSDFAKGKTAMVLWQTASATFKTMGMKDDEWGVAPAPVPSGAPGAGKATNSMVAGINMAVFKNSDNLDGATKFVKFMTSDAEQKLLNKAYGSIPPVKAAQSDPAFNTQGTTVLRETLATSAAALPQVPDESQFETAVGTAVKELFADAANGREVTTESVKEKLAKAQQQMPNK
- a CDS encoding carbohydrate ABC transporter permease — its product is MAAPRSFTWTRRVFLTLLTGFVLLPVYVMVSSSLKPLEDVSSQFHWLPSNLTIRPYIDIWSTVPLAKYFLNSLIVAGAATVCSVVIAVFAAYAVSRYEFRGKRVFSVTVLSTQMFPGILFLLPLFLIYVNIGNATGIALFGSRGGLILTYLTFSLPFSIWMLIGYFDSVPRDLDEAALVDGCGPLRALFKVVVPAAIPGIVAVAVYAFMTAWGEVLFASVMTNDATRTLAVGLQGYSTQNDVYWNQIMAASLVVSVPVVAGFLLLQRYLVAGLTAGAVK
- a CDS encoding GH1 family beta-glucosidase, yielding MTIDFAALPDDFLWGTATSAYQIEGAVAEDGRSPSIWDTFSHTPGKIDNGDHGDVACDHYHRTHEDIELMRRLGTNAYRLSVAWPRVVPGGDGPVNAKGLAFYDRLVDDLLAAGITPSVTLYHWDLPQVLQDRGGWPERATAEHFAAYAAVVAERLGDRVGHWATLNEPLCSAWIGHLEGKMAPGRTDLTAAVRASYHLLLGHGLAMRAIRAAAPDAQVGIVNNLSTIHAATDREEDLAAARRMDGHTNRWWLDPIHGRGFPQDMREVYGVELPERPGDMQLIGAELDWLGLNYYFPQTVAADPTGPAPQVRTVRRAGVPRTGMDWEIDAGGIEDLLLRLTEEYGPRKLYVTENGSSFPDLVRPDGTVDDPERQEYLTAHLAACASAARRGAPLAGYFAWSLLDNFEWAYGYDKRFGLVHVDYATQVRTIKGSGHHYADIIGRARGRERKAA
- a CDS encoding carbohydrate ABC transporter permease, which gives rise to MTTTTASAQPGERTVGKSSPGTARGPRRRPGRIRRIGLPYLLLLPALLLELLVHLVPMVIGIVMSFKELTQFYIRDWTTAPWTGLDNFTMSVDFDAPVGEALLHSFLVTCAFTILSVGLCWLIGTAAAICMQDAFRGRGLLRAIFLVPYALPVYAAVITWAFMFQHDNGLVNHVLHDQLGLTDKPSFWLIGDNSFVALLVVSVWKGWPFAFLIVMAGLQNIPKELYEAAALDGAGVWQQIRRITLPSLRPVNQVLVLVLFLWTFNDFNTPFVLFGKAAPEAADLISIHIYQSSFVTWNFGAGSAMSVLLLLFLLLVTGVYLFVTSRTARAPRNPQERKTADV